From a region of the Falco peregrinus isolate bFalPer1 chromosome 5, bFalPer1.pri, whole genome shotgun sequence genome:
- the LANCL2 gene encoding lanC-like protein 2 isoform X2, which produces MEEGLKTADPHDCSAYTGWTGIALLYLQLYRVTKNQSHLQRSLDYVKRILRNLNGRRVTFLCGDAGPLAVGAVVYHKLKNDNESKECVAKLLQLQRTVIGTDAELPDELLYGRAGYLYALLYLNTEIGPDTVPQSAIKEVIDAIIESGKNFSKEERKTDRCPLLYQWHRKQYVGAAHGVAGIYYMLMQPVANVDQETLAELVKPSIDYVRHKKFRSGNYPSSLSNETDRLVHWCHGAPGVIHMLMQAYKTFKEDKYLKDAMDCSDVIWQRGLLRKGYGICHGTAGNGYSFLSLYNLTQDKKYLYRACKFAEWCLEYGAHGCRIPDRPYSLFEGMAGAIHFLSDISVPETSQFPAFELGPQRRENKVEQDS; this is translated from the exons ATGGAGGAAGGGCTGAAGACAGCAGATCCACATGACTGCTCTGCCTATACTGGCTGGACTG GTATTGCCCTCTTATATCTGCAACTGTACCGTGTCACGAAAAACCAGAGCCATTTGCAGCGATCTCTTGATTATGTGAAGAGAATCCTTCGCAATCTGAATGGCAGAAGAGTTACTTTTCTTTGTGGTGATGCTGGGCCACTGGCAGTGGGTGCAGTGGTTTATCACAAGCTGAAAAATGACAATGAATCTAAAGAATGTGTTGCCAA GCTGTTGCAGCTCCAAAGGACAGTCATAGGCACAGATGCTGAACTTCCAGATGAGCTGCTCTATGGCAGAGCAGGTTATCTATATGCCTTGCTGTACCTGAATACTGAAATCGGTCCAGACACTGTCCCACAGTCTGCTATCAAAGAG GTAATAGATGCTATTATTGAATCGGGGAAAAACTTTTCGAAGGAGGAGCGGAAAACAGACCGTTGTCCGCTGTTGTACCAGTGGCACAGGAAGCAATACGTTGGAGCGGCCCATGGAGTGGCTGGGATCTATTACATGCTCATGCAG cCAGTTGCAAATGTGGACCAAGAgaccctggcagagctggtgaagcCGAGCATTGACTATGTGCGTCATAAAAAATTCAGATCTGGGAATTACCCATCGTCACTGAGCAATGAGACTGACAGACTGGTTCACTGGTGCCACGGTGCCCCCGGAGTCATCCACATGCTCATGCAAGCTTATAAG ACTTTTAAAGAggataaatatttgaaagatgCTATGGATTGTAGTGATGTCATCTGGCAGAGAGGCTTATTGAGAAAAGGATACGGGATCTGCCATGGTACTGCTGGCAATGGCTACTCCTTCTTGTCTCTCTATAATCTAACTCAGGACAAAAAGTACCTCTACCGAGCTTGCAAG tttgcTGAATGGTGTTTGGAGTATGGTGCACATGGATGTCGTATTCCTGACCGACCTTATTCTCTCTTTGAAG GCATGGCTGGAGCTATTCACTTCCTCTCAGATATTTCAGTGCCGGAGACTTCCCAGTTTCCAGCATTTGAACTTGGACCTcaaaggagggaaaacaaagtgGAACAGGACAGTTAA